The stretch of DNA GTGAACCAGGTCATCCTGTATATTCTAGTTTTGTACATTCTGTGGTAACTGCCTCCCCCGTCTAATCTTATTTGCACAACTAATGTTAATAATGTAATGGGATGTCCAGGGGACTTATCATACTAATGGCAAGGCCCAGCGGTGGGGGAACTGCACTTCAGGTCTTGACCCTGGAACAGGCTTCTATTATGGGGGAGGgagcaagccattttccacctccATGTCGAAGGGATTCAGTTCCCCCTGTAGCTCTATAGATATGCTAGTCAGGACCCACAGTACCAGCTCCTCTATAGCACCCtgatgtctccctgtctctccaggcTCCTATGCTGGGGCTGTGATCGCCATGCCTCTGGCTGGGGTGCTGGTTCAGTACTCGGGGTGGTCCTCCGTGTTCTACGTGTACGGTAAGGACGGCTGGTTCTGCATGTTCCCTATGGATGCAATTACTGCGGAAGTACACACTCTGCTGCGTGTCTGTTATTCGACTCCTGGCGATGTATCTTGAAAACGCAAGGTGGAGATTGCGATGTGTGGATGAGTGATGCTGAAAAAGAGGATGGTGAAATATTGAAATACACCACCCATTGTGAGCTCGTAATGTAAAGTAAATGAcgaaaagaaagaaatacatatgtcgtcacccccccccccccccccaggtaccTTTGGGATCCTCTGGTATTGCTTCTGGATCCTGGTGTCGTACGAGAGTCCCGCGGCGCACCCCACcatcacagaggaagagaagactTACATCGAAGAGGCCATTGGTTCGATTAACAACTCTGTCCCTGTGACCGTTAGTAAATCCTCTCCACTAAccgccatctctctttctttctttctttctttctttctttctttctttcttgctttCAATACATGTGAGGCCTCTTGAGGCCTAGGCTATCTTTAATTTAAAGTCATTCGACCTTTCTGTGCCTCTGTGCCTGTAATCAGTTTTCATAAATGTATCTTCTCCTTTTTTTGTACAATTCCCAGAAATTCAACACACCTTGGAGAGCCTTCTTCACCTCCATGCCAGTGTACGCCATCATCGTGGCCAACTTCTGCAGAAGCTGGACCTTCTACCTGCTCCTCATCAGCCAACCTGCATACTTTGAGGAGGTCTTTGGATTTGAGATCAGCAAGGTAAGAACAATCTAGGAATTGCCAATGTATACAAGCATTGCCGTTTACTCCAGAGTATAAAAATTGTATAGCTTAAGGAGATATGATTATACCACGGGACCCTTGTTACCCTGTTATTAAAACATAAATCTATCTTCTTCTAGCCTTTGCTTTACTCCCCATTTGACTCCCAATCGTAACTTATCTCCCTCCCTTGCCCATCATCATCTgcctccctgttcctccaccTACTTCCACCCTACCCTCTCTGTtgatccccctcccctcctcccctctatccccctccccccaggtgggCCTGGTGTCCGCCCTCCCCCATCTCGTTATGACCATCATCGTGCCCATCGGCGGCCAGCTGGCCGACTACCTGCGCAGTAACAACATCATGTCCACCACCAACGTCCGCAAGATGATGAACTGTGGAggtgagaaaggaggagaggtggaggagaaggagatgtggaaaggaaggagaaggagggagagaattgGAGAAGGCTAGGAGCAGGAACAGTAGGAAGTAGTCttgaatttgtttttatttgttgagAGCTTTTTATATGTCGGGCTCCTAACAGGCGATTTTTGGGGGCACTTAGTGCCAGTTCAGTACCAGTTCTCCATTGGTATTCATAGTCTTAGTGTACAATGTGTACAGTGTACAAAAGTCTAAGTGTACAATCTGACAGTGTGCTGGGAAGCTTCTCAGCAAGATGGTGAGGTACTCTTAAATCcactgtgtgagaaagagatccCTGCGTGCCGCATCTGATGACTCATCAAGTAGACTATTTCTGACCCGCGCAGGAATCGATAGAGGAGTGAGCGGAATCAGAAACGTGGGTGCGCACCGTCTCACTGAGGGGATTTGCTTGTAGCATGTGAAGCCAACTTTAGGTCCAACTGCTGATGCTCAAATGAAGGGGGAAAGGTTCGGTTGGGTCTTTGTTTGGTTTGGTCACTGTCTTCCTCTGTTCCTcgccggcggcggcggcggcggcaggCTTCGGGATGGAGGCCACCTTCTTGCTCGTGGTGGGGTTCTCCCACACCAAGGTCGTGGCCATCACCTTCCTCGTCCTGGCTGTCGGCTTCAGTGGGTTCGCCATCTCAGGTGAGACGTGCCGAGactctgcctctcacccttTCCTGATCTCTAAAGGCTCGTTACCCCTGTTCTCTACACGCCCCTCCGAGGTACAGCCCCTCCGGTCACAGATCAAAAGAGCTCCCTGCACCAGCAGCCCCTCTAAACCCAGGATTATCCTCCTCAGCACCCAGGCTGGGGGATCCCTGGTGCCCgtactgtgccccccccccccccccaaccctccctccctcccaatccTAATTAGAAAGATTGACTCAGCTCTTTGTGTACGGGGTTGAACTTCCACTGAATGAATCTGTTGAAACACACGCGTATTGTTTGAGCAGTAAGTCGTTTTGAATGCTGTACTGACTGCAGCATGTCTCCTCGGCCCTGTTTTAGGTTTCAACGTGAACCATCTGGACATAGCTCCTCGATATGCCAGCATCCTCATGGGCATCTCCAACGGTGTGGGGACGCTCTCTGGAATGGTGTGCCCCCTTATCGTCGGCGCCATGACCAAACACAAGGTAGAAGCTGACTCCGGCGAGTGTTGTGGCCACCTCCTTTATCCTGCAGTGTCGCGGACCGAAGCGCTACACTTAGTGGAGCCTGGACAAACAGAAACGCTGTCTACTCCTTACGTGAAACACACAGTTCGAGTCGCAAAACACTTAGCTTCCAACGCATGCTCGTATTTACCTAGCGACTGCAAGTTTGTGCATTTTATCATGTATAATTGATTGATTATTTGCCCTGTCAAAACACAGCAACCGCCTAGTCCGAAAACCTAAAGGGCCGTTTGAATGCTAAATATGTACAGTGCTTTTTTTTAAGGATTAGCGTTCATGAACACTTACATGATTCATCCCGACACCGAATCTCCTTGATGACCTCACTCACTCTTTTCAAACTGCACTGTATCTTTCACTCTGCCATGTTTTCCCCCTTTTGACCCATTCCTTTCACACTcaccttttcccctccctctaatgatcactctttctctcctctcctctcttttttcctttccgtctctctctccctctctctcgccctagACGCGGGAAGAGTGGCAGTATGTCTTTCTCATTGCTTCACTCGTTCATTATGGAGGTGTTATATTCTATGGTGTGTATCCCTTCATAACGTTCATTTGTATCCCTCTTTCTGATCTCAGTGTTATGGCCTAAAAATGACAATAAGGATAAATGTTTATGAAAGTATTTAGCGTATTTATGAGCTGGCTCCTTTCCTAATTTCTTATTCCAGTGTTTAGTTACTCACTTAACCTCCAGACTGACCATGAAATGCCATAGTTTCAATGACATTTACTAGCAAAAACATCCATGTTTCATGGCAAGATGTACATTttctatatttatatttagtttGTTTTACAGGATATTACTTATTTAGCTTTTtttatgcatttacatttataatAACATGAGAGTACGACCGGGGTAAGCTCAAGTCAAAAGGAGCACGGCCTGGAAGAGTCAGAGCGGCTGACGTTGTCTCTGCCTCCAGGACTCTTCGCCTCTGGGGAGAAGCAAGCCTGGGCTGAGCCGGAGAACCTCAGCGATGAGAAGTGTGGAATTCTGGGGGAGGATGAGCTAGCGGACGAGACCGAGGAGTTGTATCGTaccagcggaggaggaggctacGGGGCTACAGATCctaacggaggaggaggaggaggaggaggagggggaggctgggtgtcGGACTGGGACAAGACAGAGGAGTACGTCCAACCGACCGGAACGAACAGCTACCTGTACGGAGGGGAGGACGACAGGGACCTCTCGTAGGGCAGCCGGATGGGGATTGTACTGGGAGGAGTGGAGCGGTGAGGCAGAGACGGATAGACGCGTTTAGAGAAAAGGTTTCGACAGGAGAGtgtgaggaagaggaaaggtgGATGGCTGGATGGGGTGTGCGAGAGAAAGGCTGGTCAGCGAGTCGAATCAAAGAGTCATGTCTGCGATATGACAGGTGTGACCATTGTATGGACACGGAAAGAGTCTGAGCTGTATCcgaaaaagagtgtgtgtgtgtgtgtatgtgtgagtgagtgttgcttgggtgtgtgagtgtatgtgtgtgtgtgtgagtgttgcatgggtgtgtgtgcgtgt from Osmerus eperlanus chromosome 12, fOsmEpe2.1, whole genome shotgun sequence encodes:
- the LOC134031583 gene encoding vesicular glutamate transporter 1-like, whose protein sequence is MEVRPDRFKIVAARTLGKINKVLEKRQENGETIELSAEGRPELVEEKELPVVDCTCFGLPRRYIIAILSGLGFCISFGIRCNLGVAIVSMVNNHTVYRDNKAVLVKAQFDWDPETVGMIHGSFFWGYIVTQIPGGFICQKFAANRVFGFAIVATSTLNMLIPSAARVHFGCVILVRICQGLVEGVSYPACHGIWAKWAPPLERSRLATTAFCGSYAGAVIAMPLAGVLVQYSGWSSVFYVYGTFGILWYCFWILVSYESPAAHPTITEEEKTYIEEAIGSINNSVPVTKFNTPWRAFFTSMPVYAIIVANFCRSWTFYLLLISQPAYFEEVFGFEISKVGLVSALPHLVMTIIVPIGGQLADYLRSNNIMSTTNVRKMMNCGGFGMEATFLLVVGFSHTKVVAITFLVLAVGFSGFAISGFNVNHLDIAPRYASILMGISNGVGTLSGMVCPLIVGAMTKHKTREEWQYVFLIASLVHYGGVIFYGLFASGEKQAWAEPENLSDEKCGILGEDELADETEELYRTSGGGGYGATDPNGGGGGGGGGGGWVSDWDKTEEYVQPTGTNSYLYGGEDDRDLS